A genomic region of Xanthomonas campestris pv. phormiicola contains the following coding sequences:
- the msrA gene encoding peptide-methionine (S)-S-oxide reductase MsrA, with amino-acid sequence MLGIGAFKQRLPRPGESLPGRAEPLPLHNRHFVNGHPLRDAFAGLQQVQFGLGCFWGAERKFWTLPGVFSTAVGYAGGQTPNATYREVCSGQTGHTEAVLVVFDPQAVSFEQVLQTFWESHDPTQGMRQGNDTGTQYRSAIYCSTQAQYDAAIASRDAYQQRLRAAGYGEITTEILFPAPPFYYAEDEHQQYLAKNPGGYCGLGGTGVSCPLGLEA; translated from the coding sequence ATGTTGGGAATCGGTGCCTTCAAGCAGCGCCTGCCGCGCCCGGGCGAAAGCCTGCCCGGCCGCGCGGAGCCGCTGCCGCTGCACAACCGCCATTTCGTCAATGGCCACCCGCTGCGCGACGCGTTCGCCGGCCTGCAACAGGTGCAGTTCGGCCTGGGCTGCTTCTGGGGCGCCGAGCGCAAGTTCTGGACGCTGCCGGGGGTGTTCAGCACCGCGGTCGGCTACGCCGGCGGGCAGACGCCCAACGCCACCTACCGGGAAGTGTGCTCCGGCCAGACCGGCCACACCGAGGCGGTGCTGGTGGTATTCGATCCGCAGGCGGTGAGCTTCGAGCAGGTGCTGCAGACCTTCTGGGAAAGCCACGATCCGACCCAGGGCATGCGCCAGGGCAACGACACCGGCACCCAGTACCGCTCGGCGATCTACTGCAGCACCCAGGCGCAGTACGACGCGGCCATCGCCAGCCGCGACGCCTACCAGCAGCGCCTGCGCGCGGCCGGCTACGGCGAGATCACCACCGAGATCCTGTTCCCGGCGCCGCCGTTCTACTACGCCGAGGACGAGCACCAGCAGTACCTGGCCAAGAATCCGGGCGGCTACTGCGGATTGGGCGGCACCGGGGTCAGCTGCCCGCTGGGGCTGGAGGCCTGA